CGACCCCGCCGCCGGTTCCCCGGCGTATGTGATCGGCGTGCAGGCGCCCGCTGCGATCAGTGCAAGTGCCGGGGTTGCAGCATCATACCGTGCCGGCTGCCCAGCGAATGCCCTGGCGCGGCGCGGTCCGTGACGGCCGCGCCAAGGCATTCAACACGGCGCCTACTGCGTCGCGCACTCCACCTTGCGATCGAACTCGGTGCCCAGTACGACAGAGGTGATCGCAAGCGTTGTGCCCTTTCCGGCGCGCAGTGCAAACGGTACGCTCAAGCGGCTCATGTCTGCCCCGGCCTTGGCCAGGCATTTGAGGGGAACGCCCAACCTGAGCCACTCATTCCGCGGCGCTGCCGACAGCGCAGGGCCCAGCGCAACCTCGGCAGAACACGCCGCCCCGCAGGCGGTACCCAGTGTCACTGCGGATGCCGCAGGGAGCTGCTCGACACGCACGGTCGCTACCACGGAGAGCTCGCCGTTGGTCTCGCGCGACCAGTCCAGCGGAGTATTGGCCTGCAAGGCCACCGTGGCCGGCGCCCGGAAACTGAACTGGCGTGCGCCCTCCTGCACATCGGTGTTGATCGCGACCATCGCCAGTGACTGGTCGGCAGTGGTTGCATTGGGATGCACGACATCGGTCGATTCGCCATTGGCGGCAGTCAGGCGAAGCATCAGGCCGGTGCCGGCCACACCACGCTCGAACAGGGTGCCGCTACCCGCGGCGTCCGGATCAATGCCGGGGTCCTCGGAAAGCGCAGGTAGATTTCCCTTGTCGGCATAGGTCAGGCCGTATCCGAAGGCGAACTGCGGGTCGTAGTCCTTCTGCCCCACGTTGTTCTCGTACTGGTTGGCGCGGCGTGGCCAGGAGTAGCTCAGCTTTCCGCGGAAGTCGTGTTGCACGCGCCCATCGCCGCCGCGCAGCAGCACATCGGCCACGCCCCCACCTTCCGAGCCCGGCAGCCACGCAGCCACGAAGGCATCGGCGGCGTTGATTTCGCGGTTCAGCCACAGCGGGCGCCCACTCAGGAACACCCCCACGACCGGAATGCCGTCTGCCTTCAGGCGTCGCATCAGCTCCAGGTCTCCGGACTTGCCGTTCTTGAACATCAGGTTGGGCAAGTCGCCCTGAAATTCGGCGTAGGGATCTTCGCCAAACACCACGATGGCTACATCGGGGCGATTGCGGTAACGGCCATCGATGGCCAGTTCGGCCTGGCCGCCGCCCGACTTGACCTGTGCCTGCAGACCTTCCCAGATCGTTTCCGCATTCGGGAAGTCCTCGCGACGCGTGCCGTCGCCCTGCCAGCTGAGCGTCCAGCCGCCCGCCTGACGGCTCATGTCGTTGGCGCCATCGCCCGCAACCAATACCCGCTGTTTCGGCGAGAGTGGCAGCAGCTGGTTCTGGTTCTTGAGCAGCACCAGCGATTCACGCACGGCCTGCCGCGCCACCTGGCGATGCGCCGGCGCCCCGAGCAGCTCGAACTTGCCGCCCAATGCGCGCTCGGAGGGCTTGGGCTTGTCGAACAGGCCCATGCGCATCTTCACCCGCAGGATGCGGCGGACGGCATCGTCCAGCCGCGCCTCCGGCAGGGTGCCGTCCTTCACGTGGGCCAGCGTGCTCTCATACATCCCCTTCCAGCTGTCCGGTGCCATGGCCATGTCCAGGCCGGCGACGTAGGTCTTCGCGCAGTCGGTGTTGCTGCAGCCCTTGATCTGGCCATGGCCGTTCCAGTCACCGACCACGAAGCCGCCGAAACCCATCCGGCCCTTCAGCACATCGGTCAACAGTGGCTTGTGCCCGTGCATCTTCTCGCCATGGAAGCTGTTGAACGACGCCATCACCGACTGCGCGCCCGCATTGATCGCCGGCAGGTATCCAGCGGCATGGATGTCACGCAATGCGGCCTCGCTGACCGTGGTGTTGCCCTGGTCCTTGCCGTTGCCCGTGCCGCCATCGCCGAGGAAATGCTTGACCGTGGTCATCACGTGGTGGTCGTCGAGGAAGTCCGCGGCCCCCGCCTTGCCCTGCAGGCCCTCGACGAAGGCCCCTGCATAGCTGGCCACCAGTGCCGGATCTTCCGAGTAGCCCTCGTACGTGCGCCCCCAGCGGTCGTCCTGCGGGACGGCCACGGTCGGCGCGAAGGTCCATTCCATGCCGGTCACGCGGGTTTCGGCCGCGGTGATCCTTGCGATCTCGCGCAGCAATTCCGGGTTGCGCGCTGCGCCCAGGCCGATGTTGTGCGGGAACAGAGTGGCACCCACCACGTTGCTCTGGCCATGCATCGCATCAATGCCCCAGACGATGGGAATGGCCTTGCCACCGTTGCGCGTGTCCATCGAGGCTTCCCAGAACGCGTCGGCCAGCGCAAGCCATTCGGCGGGCTTTGCGTTGTAGCGGCCACCTGGGTCGGATGCGCCGCCTGCCAGTATTGAACCCAATCGATATCTGCGCACGTCATCGGGCGTGATGCTGGCGATATCACCCTGCACGATCTGGCCGACCTTTTCTTCCAGCGTCATTGATGCGATCAGCGCGTCGATGCGTCGTTCCATGGCCGGATCGTCGGCCAGCGGCCAGGTTGCCCTGGGCCAGTGCGCGGGCGTGATGGTGCCTGCGTCGTTCACCGGGGCAGGGGCCGCACCGGCCGCAGGTACCAGCGCCATGGCAAGCGCCGCAGCCAGCATCAGGCGGTGGGGACGGAACACGGGGTTGCGCTTCGCACGATCGGAATGACGGATGTTCATCGGAACAATCATCTCGGAAGGGTGGCTTGGGTGGGCTCGGCGGCCGGAAAGCAACCTGACAGCGTTGTCAGTCAAAACCGAGCATACCCAGCCCGTGGGACGAATGCTTGCTGCACAGCGGCATGGGATTTGAGGATAAAGTTGCATCTGTATCCACATCCCGTGGTGCAGGATTCCGGTAAAGATGGTGAGGCTATGACGGGCAGAGGGCGGGGGATGCCGGGAGCTGAGCAGGTGCTCGCAGGCAGGCCGGGACGCGTGCGGATCGAGGATGTCGCGGCAACGGCCGGGGTCTCGATGAAGACCGTCTCGCGGGTGCTCAACAACGAGCCGAACGTCTCCAAGAGCACCCGGGCCCGGGTGGAGGCGGCGGTGGAAAAACTGCGCTACCGCCCCTTGCCCTCGGCACGGGTCCTCGCTGGCCGGCGCTCCTACCTCATTGCGATGCTCTTCGATAACCCGTCCTCGAACTATCTGATGGAGATCGAGATGGGGGTGCTGGACGCGTGCATGGAACAGCACTACAACCTGATGCTCGCTCCGCTGATCTACGATGCGGCCGATATCGTGGAAAAGGTCGAGTCATTGATCATGCAGTCGCAGCTCGACGGCGTGGTGCTGACGCCGCCGCTGACAGACGACACCGCCCTGCTGGAACGCCTGGTCGACCTGGGCATCCCGTATTCCAGCATTTCGGCGAAGGAACAGAACCGGAACGTGGGCGTCGTCGTGGATGAAATCGGCGCGGTGGTGGCGCTGATCGCACACCTGGCCTCGCTGGGCCATACCCGTATCGCCCATATCAAGGGACACGCCGCGCATGGCGCAAGCATGTGGCGCCTGGCAGGCTATCGCGAAGGCCTGCGCAGGGCAGGCCTGCGCTACGACCCCAGCCTGGTCCTGGAAGGCGAGTTCTCATACGAATCCGGCTACATCGGCGCCAACGCGCTGCTTGATCGGCCTGATCGGCCGACCGCCATCTTCGCCGCCAACGACGATATGGCGGCAGGCGTCATCTGTGCGGTGTTCGAACACGGCCTAACGGTGCCATCCGACATCTCGGTCTGCGGTTTCGATGACACGCCGATCGCCCGCCAGATCTATCCGGCACTGACCACCGTCTGCCAGCCCACCCGTGAGATGGGCCGGCGCGCGGCCATGGAGCTGATCAAGGAAGTGCGCGAGCTCGGCAGCGGTGGCGTGGTCGATATTGCTTATGCCTTGCAGGTCCGGCGATCCACGGGACCGGCCCGTCACGATTGAACGCAGGCGCGATGGCGTGCCGACGCGGCCGGCACGCCATGCTGGCAGGCAGGGGCGCGGCTCAGTGGCCGCCTTCGGTGGCCAATCGCTCCAGATCCACGCCCTGGCGACGCAGCGTACGGCCGGCCGCCCACGCGTAGAACGCCAGATAGCAGAAACACAGCACGCCAATGATGAAGCTGTAGTGCACGCCGACCTTGTCGGCCAGTGCCCCCTGCGCCCAACTGACGATGCCGCCGCCCATGATCATCATGATCAGCAGGCTGCTTGCCTGGTTGGTGTGGCGGCCCAGGCCCGTGATTGCCAGGGTGAAAATGCAGGGCCACATCGTGCTGCAGAACAGCCCCACACTGATGAAGGCGATCACACTGGTCATCCCGGTGGTGAACATGCCGACCAGCTGCGCCCCGATGCCACACACGGCAAAGTACAGCAGCATGCGCGATGGATTGCCCTTGCTGGCCAGGGTGGCGATGATCATCAGGGCGATCACCGGTGCGTAGTGGAAGAACTGTGCGGAGTTGTGGCCAGAGATCGCGTTGACGGCAAGGTAGATCGCAAATGCAATGAACGGCAACACCAGCATCAGCAGCCTCTGCGCGCCTGCGCGCACGTCGAAGGCTCCGGCGGCCCCTCCCCAGCGACCGATCATCAGGCTGGCCCAGTACAGCGACACGAACGGGGCGATCACGGAGGTTTCCAGGCCTAGACCACCCTTGCTCAGGGGTTGCTCAAGGTAGGCTGGAAGATTGTCGATGGTCGACACCTCCACGCCGACGTAGAGGAAGATCGCGATCATGCCCATCGCCAGCTGCGGGTAGGAGAGCGCAGATCCGCGATCAGCCTGGTGATTCGTCCCGGTCGCAGCTGCGGGGACCGTGGCGCGCAGCTCGACATGATTGGGCACGCTCGAGAACCGCAGCAGTACGGCGACCAGTACGAAGGCGGCGCCCAGCACCAGGTATGGGGTCTTTACGCTCTCGATGCTCGCCTCTGTGTTGCCCGCTGACACGCTGCCAAAGATGGCAATGCTCACCAGCAGTGGGCCTACCGTTGCGCCCAGGTTGTTGACACCGCCGGCCATGGTCAGGCGCTGCGATCCGGTGGCCGGATCACCCATGATCACCGCCAGCGTATTGGCTGCGATCTGCTGGAGCGAGAAGCCCAGGCCCACGATGAACAGGCCGGACAGCATCAGTGCAAACGAGCCGGTATTGGCCGCCGGATAGAAGAGCAGGGCACCGAGTGCCGACACCAGCAGGCCAAGGCAGATACCGTTGCGATAGCCCACCCGATGCAGCAGGTCGTTGCCGATGGCGCGGGAGATGGCGATGTAGATCAGCGAACCGGCGGTGTAGGCAACGTAGAACGCCATCGCCACGTACATGCTCTGCGCCTGGCTGAGATGGAACGCTTTCTTGAACACCGGAATGAGGATGCCGTTGCTTGCAGCGACGAAACCCCAGAAGAAAAAGACGGTGATGAGTACACCGAACTGCGACCAGCGGGTTGTGTGTTTCATGATTCTCGTGTCATCACGGACAGGACGACGCCCCGTGCGTTGTCGCACAGGGCAGGACGTGGTGATTGCGCGCGGAGGGCCGGCAAAACCGGCCCTCCTT
This genomic window from Stenotrophomonas maltophilia contains:
- a CDS encoding glycoside hydrolase family 3 protein; this translates as MNIRHSDRAKRNPVFRPHRLMLAAALAMALVPAAGAAPAPVNDAGTITPAHWPRATWPLADDPAMERRIDALIASMTLEEKVGQIVQGDIASITPDDVRRYRLGSILAGGASDPGGRYNAKPAEWLALADAFWEASMDTRNGGKAIPIVWGIDAMHGQSNVVGATLFPHNIGLGAARNPELLREIARITAAETRVTGMEWTFAPTVAVPQDDRWGRTYEGYSEDPALVASYAGAFVEGLQGKAGAADFLDDHHVMTTVKHFLGDGGTGNGKDQGNTTVSEAALRDIHAAGYLPAINAGAQSVMASFNSFHGEKMHGHKPLLTDVLKGRMGFGGFVVGDWNGHGQIKGCSNTDCAKTYVAGLDMAMAPDSWKGMYESTLAHVKDGTLPEARLDDAVRRILRVKMRMGLFDKPKPSERALGGKFELLGAPAHRQVARQAVRESLVLLKNQNQLLPLSPKQRVLVAGDGANDMSRQAGGWTLSWQGDGTRREDFPNAETIWEGLQAQVKSGGGQAELAIDGRYRNRPDVAIVVFGEDPYAEFQGDLPNLMFKNGKSGDLELMRRLKADGIPVVGVFLSGRPLWLNREINAADAFVAAWLPGSEGGGVADVLLRGGDGRVQHDFRGKLSYSWPRRANQYENNVGQKDYDPQFAFGYGLTYADKGNLPALSEDPGIDPDAAGSGTLFERGVAGTGLMLRLTAANGESTDVVHPNATTADQSLAMVAINTDVQEGARQFSFRAPATVALQANTPLDWSRETNGELSVVATVRVEQLPAASAVTLGTACGAACSAEVALGPALSAAPRNEWLRLGVPLKCLAKAGADMSRLSVPFALRAGKGTTLAITSVVLGTEFDRKVECATQ
- a CDS encoding LacI family DNA-binding transcriptional regulator, with product MPGAEQVLAGRPGRVRIEDVAATAGVSMKTVSRVLNNEPNVSKSTRARVEAAVEKLRYRPLPSARVLAGRRSYLIAMLFDNPSSNYLMEIEMGVLDACMEQHYNLMLAPLIYDAADIVEKVESLIMQSQLDGVVLTPPLTDDTALLERLVDLGIPYSSISAKEQNRNVGVVVDEIGAVVALIAHLASLGHTRIAHIKGHAAHGASMWRLAGYREGLRRAGLRYDPSLVLEGEFSYESGYIGANALLDRPDRPTAIFAANDDMAAGVICAVFEHGLTVPSDISVCGFDDTPIARQIYPALTTVCQPTREMGRRAAMELIKEVRELGSGGVVDIAYALQVRRSTGPARHD
- a CDS encoding MFS transporter, yielding MKHTTRWSQFGVLITVFFFWGFVAASNGILIPVFKKAFHLSQAQSMYVAMAFYVAYTAGSLIYIAISRAIGNDLLHRVGYRNGICLGLLVSALGALLFYPAANTGSFALMLSGLFIVGLGFSLQQIAANTLAVIMGDPATGSQRLTMAGGVNNLGATVGPLLVSIAIFGSVSAGNTEASIESVKTPYLVLGAAFVLVAVLLRFSSVPNHVELRATVPAAATGTNHQADRGSALSYPQLAMGMIAIFLYVGVEVSTIDNLPAYLEQPLSKGGLGLETSVIAPFVSLYWASLMIGRWGGAAGAFDVRAGAQRLLMLVLPFIAFAIYLAVNAISGHNSAQFFHYAPVIALMIIATLASKGNPSRMLLYFAVCGIGAQLVGMFTTGMTSVIAFISVGLFCSTMWPCIFTLAITGLGRHTNQASSLLIMMIMGGGIVSWAQGALADKVGVHYSFIIGVLCFCYLAFYAWAAGRTLRRQGVDLERLATEGGH